CAACTTGCTGCGCTGCTTCTTGTACCTGCGTAACGATTTGGCGGAGGCTGGAGATCGTTGCGTTGTATGAGTCGGCGATCGTCCCAATTTCATCCTCAGTCACACTTGCCCGAATCGTCAAATCCCCCTGCGTGAGCGGATCGACTTCTATCAATAGCTCTAACGCACGGCGTTGTAGCTGTTCTTTTGCGGCTTTCTGCTGTTCTAGAAGATTAACGCGGTCTAACGCAAATCCGACTTGAGTTGCTAACTGCGAGAATAAATCAATCTCGACTTGTTGCCAAGCACGCGGTGCGGAACATTGATGTGCAATTAATAAAGCAATTAACTTCCCGTTGGTGATAATTGATGCGACCAAGTTTGCCTTAACCGCAAATTGTTCGAGTTGCTGGATGTGACACTCAGTTAAGCCTGCTGTATAGATATTTTCTGTCGCTTGAACGCGCCCCCGACGATACTTATCCACATAGCGATCCGCAAAGCAAGGATCGGCAATGTTAGCCCCCAAAGCTTGCGGAAAACCATCAGCAACACATTCAGCAGTTACCGTACCTTGCCATTGTTCATCGAAGCTGTATACAACAACGCGGTCCGCTTTGAGTGCCAAACGAATTTCTTTTACTGCGGTATCTAATGTATTTTGCGTACCAAGCGCTTGACTGAGGCGAATCGTGATATCTTTTAGGATTCTGGCGCGTTCAGCTTCTTGACGACGGGCTTCTAAGTTGGCGGCGATGTTTTGCGCCATGATATTCATTTCGCGTGAAAGGACGCCGAGTTCATCTTGGCGATCGCTATCTGCATCTAAATCAAATCCCGCTTCACCTGATGCTACCTGCTGTGCAAACCTCGACAACTTCCGCATCGGACGCGCAAACGAATTCGCGATCGGAATCGAAATCAAACCAACGATGAAAAGGATACCACCTCCAATGCTGTAGGCAATTAGTTGTTGGTTTGCCAACTGGTTTTCTGCGTCTAAGAAAGATTCGCCAACATAAGCAATTCCTACAGGCTTTGCTTGTTGAGGATTAAGAATTTGCTGATGGTCGTAAAGCGGTGTATAAAATGCAAGATACTGCCTGCCAATAATACTTGTTTCCCCAATAAATTCTTCGCCTTGGTCGAGGACTTTTTCTGCTACCCCACGCGCAACTCGCGTACCAATCGCTCGTGTTTTATTATCTGTATAAGGAACGTTGGTGACGACCCTCCAATCTTTAGCAAATACTGTTGCTGTAGGCACGTTATAGTTTTGCGAAAACTTATCGACTAAACCATAGTTGCGATTAAGTAAAGTACCAATAACAACCGAGCCAACAACTCGATTATTTGCTTTGATGGGGTGAACAGCCATACTCAGTAAACCAGCCTTTCCACCATCAATTTCATACTTTCCTTCAGGAAATGGCGTTTTTTCTTCGGGCAAGTTTCGATTAGGTTGTTGCCGTAACCCAATATTCGCTTGTTTATCTAAGCCTAGCTTTTGCAGAGATTGACTTTTAACTAGTTCTATACCGGCAAGAGGTTGTCCTGTTTTCAGCGCATTTTGGACAATCGGAATATCAGTGAGAGAAATGCCTGTAGGTAAAGAAAGCTGACGATATTTGGGTAATTGTAGTTCTTGATTTGAGGCAGGTAAAAGTGGTGGATTTGTAAAATTTTCATCAATTACAAAAATATTTTGTGCTACTGTTCTACCTTGCGCATCGGTAATAATTTTAAAATTTTTAGTTAACTCAGGATTTTCCTTATTCTTGTTAATAACTAAGTAATCTTCTATAAATTCCCGACGCGCTGCTACTTGCGCTGGATTATTGAGGTCAATTTCGGTTGCTTGTAAGATTTTAGCTAGATTTTCTGCTTGCGCTTCTGTATCTACTTGCGTCCAAAGAACATACTCATTTGCAAAAATTTGTCCTTGTTGCTGCAAAGTTTGTTTCAAATCTTCTAAAGCGCGATCGCGATTTAGAGAAATCAAACCTTGCGTCACCACAAGTACAGGTATTGCCGCACTACCAACTAAAAGTAGCGTCAGCTTAGTTCTAAAAGTGAGGTTATCCCAACCACGACGCAGCCACGAAAAGGCGTTTTTAGACTTGGGCTGCAATGGTTGGGGAGAAGTTGGTTTTGACGTTCTTAAGTCTACTTCTAGTGCTTCAGAGTCTAAGCTGCTAGACGCCGAATCACTAGTTCTACTATTATTTACAGATTCTTCAAGGCGATGCTCTAACATAGTTATAAATAAATATAGAAATTAGAGTGCAGGAATTGGGGGAGGCTCGAAAAAATAACTAGCCACTTGCCCTGATTCCCTAATTAACTTTAAATTGACCAACACTCGTTTGCATTTCGTCGGCGACTGCTAGTAGTTGCTTAAAGGCGGCAGATACTTGCGTTGCTTCATTAGAAGTGCGATCAGCGATCGCTGCTACATCTGACATTGTTTTTGTAACTTCCTCAGATGCTTGTGACTGCATGACCGATGCTTCGCTAATTGCTTGTACCAAAGAGCTAATTTGAGCACTGACAACTGTAATTTTGTTAAGGCTTTGACGCGTTTCATCAACTAAACGAGTTCCAGTCACAACTCGTTCGGTTCCAGCTTCCATTGCAGCTACTAGGGCATTTGTTTCAGCTTGAATTTCTGCAACAAGCTTTTCAATCTCTGCTGTAGCTTCAGCCGATTGGCGTGCGAGCGAACCAACTTCATCCGCAACGACAGCAAATCCACGTCCTTCTTCTCCAGCACGTGCCGCTTCAATCGCTGCATTGAGTGATAGCAAGCTTGTTTGTTCGGCAAAGGAACTAATCAAACTCACAACCTTGGAAATCTTTTGTGAAGATTCACCCAGTTGTCGTACTTTAGCGGATGTTTCTGCCACAGTTTCGCGAATCGCCTCAATACCATCCACCGTGCGGTTCATTGCGCGATCGCCTGCAAGTACGGTTTCATTCGCTTGTTGTACTGCTGCTTCGGCTTGGGCGGCACTTTCGGCAACAGCTTGAATTGATAATGACATCTGGCGAACTTTTTCGAGTGCCAGCGCAATTTCTTCTGCTTGCCGCAATGCTTCCGTTGATAGCTCAGCGACAGCAACTTCATTACTTGACGTTGTATTAGCTACCTGCGCCGCTGCATTTTGTACTGTAGCAACGATCTGCCGTAAGCTATTGATAGTAGCGTTGTAAGAGTCAGCAACTGTGCCAATCTCATCCGCAGTCACTTTGGCGCGGATTGTGAGATCGCCACGACTGACAGGGTCAACTTCTTGCAGTAGCTCTAGCGCGCGTTGTTGTAGCTGTTCTTTAGCAGTTTGTTGCTGTTCTAGCAACTTAGCACGGTCTAAAGCAAAGCCGACTTGCGATGCAACTTGGGAGAATAAATCAATTTCCGATTGCTGCCACGATCGCGGTACAGAACACTGATGCGCAATCAATAAGCCTAAAAGCTGACCGTCTTGCAGTATAGGAGCAACTAAATTTGCTTTGACTGCAAACTGTTCGAGTTGGTTAATATGACACTCAGTAAGACCTGCTGTGTAAATATTATCTGTAGCTTGTATCCGACCTTGCTGATAGCGTTCTACATATTTATCCGCAAAGCAGGGGTCGTTGATAGCTACACCCAAGGCTTGCGGAAATCCGGCGACAACTGATTCCGCAACCACTGTACCTTGCCATCGCTCATCAAACGTATAAACAACAACTCTATCAACCTTGAGGGCTTGACGAGCCTCCATAACAGCAGACTCAAAAATGTCTTGTATTTGTGTATATTGAACTAGCTTAACTGTAATATCTTTTACTTGTTTTATACGTTCGGCTTCAGCGGCTTGAGTATCTAGTAATTGCTGTAATCGGGCTGCCATTGAGTTGATGTTACTGCCTAGAGTGGCAAGTTCGTCATTGCCTTTAACAGGAATCCGACTGTCAAGTTCTCCTTCTCCAAGTCGTTCTACAGTATCGGCTGCGGTTAAAATTGGTTTAGTTGCACGGTTAGCAAGGTATGCAGCCAGTAAACCAACCAGCAGCGCGGTTAATCCAGTTCCTAGTATGAGTGTTGTTTCTAAGCGTTGAAGAGGTGCAAAAGCGATCGAGGTATCTTTGAGAAGAACAATTTGCCAGTACAAATCCGGTAGTCCTTCAAGCGATTGCGTGGGAGTATACGCAGCGATTTCTTCCTTGTTATCTTTTATATCTGTCACAATTTCAGAGCCAGATTTTCTAGTGATGAGAGGTTTTGCCAACCCAGGGAAGTGCTCGAAAAATTCTCTACCAAGTCGATACTCTTCACCAGTTGCAATAAAGACTTCTCCTGCCGCGTCAAGGATATGATATTCATCTTCGACACCTTCAGTTAAAAGAAAGTTTGCAAGTTGCTTGACAGGCATCCGCGTACGCAAAATCGCAATCATTTCACTTGTAGTGCGATCGCGAATGGGTGCCGCAGCATGAATAACGAGTTCTTCAGATGTTGGCGACTTTGTGGGAAGGTCAATATAGGATTTTGCGTTTTTCTTAACGAACTGAAAATACAATTGATCGCCCTGATTTGGTAGCGCAGCACCTTGCGATTGAAATAAGATATTTCCCTCAAGATCGAGTACAGCAATACTGTCGTATGCTTTGTAATTTTTGATGTAACCATCAAGAATTTCTTGCTTTTGTTCCAGCGTTGTTTGCGATCGCAACTGCGGATCGGTAAAAATTGCCAAACTTGATAACGTTTGTAAATCTCCATAACGCTCTAGCATAAAGCCATTTGCTTTATTGGCGATGAGAGATGTTTTTTCAACTTGCCCTTGAATCACCTGTTTGACAAATGCTTGGCGCGCAAACCGATATGCAGTCGCCCCAATTGCTAGGACAGGTAAAGTTCCTATTGCGATTGCCAGTGCGGTTGCTTTATACCGTAAGCTAATTCCCTTGGACTTGCGCTGTTTGGTTTCGTTGGGGTCTACTGGCGGTGATAATTCCGCGATCGTATCTGTATCTTGTTGAGGCGTAACCCATTCGGTTTGCGGTAACTGGTTATGAATTACCACTGTACCTTGCTCAGAGGAATTCGGAGCATCAGTTGTAGATGTATTTGTATGGGGTTCAGAAGAGGGAACCATAGGTAAAAACTAATAAAAAATATAGTTATTGACATCAAAACCTGGAAACAAAGGCTTGATGTGATGTATGTTTTAGTCGCTTGCTTATACGGCAAGCACGCGAATGACTAATTGCGCATTGCTGTTGGCAAATAACAATTAGCGAAAACAAAAATTATGCACAAATTGAGCTAAATTTAGTAAAAAGACCATGTATGAAAAATTTAGTTTTGAGCCATTCCCGCAATAATTGAGTTGCCGTCAAGCACCACTGTGATTTCACCTGTTGGTTTGAGCCAATAACCACGCAGAAAAGGAACTAATTCAGGTTTAACTGCTGATTGTGGAGGAGATTGAATAATATCTGGGTTACAGGATTCGAGATCTTCTACACGATTAACCAACAATCCCAGCATCTTTTCACCGGTATTTTGATTTCCTGGGGTAAATTTCTCTGACTGGGCATTACGAATAACGACAGCGGTATAAATTGAATAATAGGTCGTTTGTTGCGACAATGGAGTCAGCCCTAACAAATGTCCTAAATCGACAATCCACAAAATTTCACCCCGCCAGTTATAAACACCTAACACCCAAACTGGCATATGGGGAATCGGGACAACTTGAGCGATCGGGATCGTTAGCACTTCGGTTATCTGATTCACTGCCAGCATAGCTGTTGTATCAGGAACGAGGTGTACTCGCAAAAACTGTTGAGTGACACCTGTGGTTTGTTCAGTTGCAATGCTAGGTGTCGTGCCTCTTGTCAAAAACTCCGATATCATGGCTCATCTCCTGGCGAGGCGATCATTATTGCCTTAACTTTGAATTAGTTGTTTAACAGTACGTACGAGTTCTTCTTGATCGACAGGTTTAGATAGATACGCGTCTGCACCTTGCTTTTTACCCCAGAATTTATCCATATCACTGCCTTTGGTTGAGCAGATCACGACAGGAATTTTACTGGTGCTTGCTTCGGCTTTCAGATCGCGGCAAAGTTCAAAACCACTTTTATCGGGTAGCACGACATCTAAAATAATCGCATCTGGTTTTTGACTGCTGAGTTTGTTCATCGCATCGCCACCATCGCACGCTGTGATGACATTTAAGCCGCTACGACGCAGACAGCTACTGATAATTTCGATCTCAGTAATCGAGTCATCAACAACTAAAACTGTACTCATCGTTTAACCTCAGAAATAATAACTAGTTGTGTTTATCGTTGTGCTAAAAGCAGCGCTAAGCTGCCTGACACGAGGGTGTTGTCAGGTAAATCTCAAAGCAACAAAATTACACCTGTGGAGTTTTGTTGAGGTGCGTTTGTGTTACTTCTAGTAACGTTTGGGCATCCACTGGTTTACTTAAGAAATCTGTGGCACCAACAAGTTTGGCTCGAACGCGATCAATAATGCCATCATTACCAGTGAGAATAATAATTGGCGTATCGCGAAACACAGACACTTTGCGTAATTGACTGCAAATTTCATAGCCATTTGTATTTGGCATGACTAAATCTAAAAAAATTAACTCTGGTTTGCGAGTTAGTAATGTTGCGATCGCGCGTAACGAGTCTTGAATAGAGATAAATTGATAGCCTGCGGTTGTTAAGATCTTTTCTAAACTTTGACAAACTAACGGACTATCATCGACGCAGGCGATTAAAGCTTTTGAGGAAGCGATAGTTGGTTGTGATGCGACGGTAGCAGGTGGGGAAATTGGTGGTGCCGCATCAGGAATATCTACAAATTCAATTAAGCCTGATTGAATATAAGGTAGAAGTGAAGAAGTGACTTCCATCACATCACGTTTCATTCCCGCTGCAATATCGCGTAGCGATCGCTGTCCGTCTAGTAATTTTGTCAAGTTTTGAAAGACTGCTGGTGAGACTTGCTGTTGTAACTGTTCGGGTTCGCGAATGATCGGGGCGCGGTTGGGCGAACGATCTGCGAGTTTTGCTTTTTGCCAGTTTTGCCACGCGTTTTGGGCTTCGGCAATTGCTTGTCCTGGTTCGAGCAATACGAGTTGCGGAACCGAGAGATTATCTGGCTTTACTTTACCTGTAATATTTGTTGCTTGAGTGATATCAAATAACACTTCGGCAACAATTGAAGTAATAATTTTGGCTGCTTGATCGCGCGTTGTTTGTTGTTGTTCGACTGCCGAATACAACAAAAGATATTCCCAAGAGATCTCACCACTACTATTGTCAGTATTTTCTGGAAACTTGAGGGCATTTACATCAATTTGGGGGCAGTAAGTCAGTAGATTTCTTCGCCACCGCTTGACAGGATGATTACCACCTGTAGCATATAAAATCCGCCCTAGAAATAGGTAAATATTCCACTCTTGACCTTGAATGTCTTTGAGTATTAATTTTCCACTAAATCTTTCTTGCTTTAATATTGCCAGTTTACTGACAAAATCGGTATTATTGATTGTTTCAGCAAGCATAATATTGAATTCTCGCTACATTTTTGTGTACTACCAGTTGCCATAAATTGAATACTTAACTGGAATGGCTTACTAAAATCCTAAGCATTTAAATATCGTTTATCATTTAAATTATTCAATAATATTAATCATGTAACTATGTCAAAATATGCGTTTATTTTCACTCGCAATTCAGAGCGTGAAGCAAACCACAGTTCCTACTCTGTTTTGATTGCAACAAATACCACTCCTCGTTAAGTTGAGTCGATCATGACATTGCTATAATTAACTCAGTAACCGTATCAATACTGAAATTATCTAAGCAAGAAAGCTAGATATAAGTGTTATCGCGGGATATGAAAACGATGTATTAGCGTGCAATCATCGTTATAACTTCTCAAAAATCAGCTTTCTGGATTAAATTCTCAAAAAGCTTAAATATTGGCGACTTAGGAGTGAGCAACAAGATGAAAATTATGCTGGGCTGGTACGCGATCGCGCCTGACGCATCACGCGTCCTAGTTATGCTTTGTCAGCCAAGTTAGTGGAGTTGCCATTTTTTAAGTTTCCCCACAATTTCCTCAAATTCTTTGTATATATACATAAATTAGAAGTATACCCAACGGTTATTGCTATCCTGCTTTCTGGTACGAATGACAATGCATAGTTGGAGGCAGTTTATATGTTCGACCGAATTCTCGTTGCAATGGATACCTCTGCAATTGGTAAAGTTGTATTTGAAGAAGCGCTGTGTCTGGCAAAAGTTAGTAATGCTCGGTTAATGCTGTTGCACGTTCTATCAGGAGAAGCCGAAGGAAGTGCAAGTGTGCCGATATTTCCCACAATGGGATATTATCCTGGCGTGAGCGATCGCACGTTGGAACTGTATCAACAGCAGTGGCAAGAAATGGAAAGACATGGCTTAGAGTTACTGCGATCATATACAGACCAAGCAACAGTTGCAGGCATCACCACAGAGTTTAATCAATGTGCGGGTAGTCCTGGTCGCACGATATGCAGTACAGCGCGTGATTGGCAAGCTAACTTGATTGTCATCGGGCGTAGAGGTCTTTCTGGCTTAAGCGAGCTACTTTTGGGTAGTGTGAGCAACTATGTTTTGCATCATGCACCTTGCTCGGTATTGACTGTTCAACATCGGGTAAGCACTCACCCTGAAGCAACTCAACAAGAGCAAATAATCGAAAAATTAGAAGTTAGTAGTTAGTCGTCTTTTGGTAATGGGTAATAGGTC
The sequence above is a segment of the Chroogloeocystis siderophila 5.2 s.c.1 genome. Coding sequences within it:
- a CDS encoding methyl-accepting chemotaxis protein, whose amino-acid sequence is MLEHRLEESVNNSRTSDSASSSLDSEALEVDLRTSKPTSPQPLQPKSKNAFSWLRRGWDNLTFRTKLTLLLVGSAAIPVLVVTQGLISLNRDRALEDLKQTLQQQGQIFANEYVLWTQVDTEAQAENLAKILQATEIDLNNPAQVAARREFIEDYLVINKNKENPELTKNFKIITDAQGRTVAQNIFVIDENFTNPPLLPASNQELQLPKYRQLSLPTGISLTDIPIVQNALKTGQPLAGIELVKSQSLQKLGLDKQANIGLRQQPNRNLPEEKTPFPEGKYEIDGGKAGLLSMAVHPIKANNRVVGSVVIGTLLNRNYGLVDKFSQNYNVPTATVFAKDWRVVTNVPYTDNKTRAIGTRVARGVAEKVLDQGEEFIGETSIIGRQYLAFYTPLYDHQQILNPQQAKPVGIAYVGESFLDAENQLANQQLIAYSIGGGILFIVGLISIPIANSFARPMRKLSRFAQQVASGEAGFDLDADSDRQDELGVLSREMNIMAQNIAANLEARRQEAERARILKDITIRLSQALGTQNTLDTAVKEIRLALKADRVVVYSFDEQWQGTVTAECVADGFPQALGANIADPCFADRYVDKYRRGRVQATENIYTAGLTECHIQQLEQFAVKANLVASIITNGKLIALLIAHQCSAPRAWQQVEIDLFSQLATQVGFALDRVNLLEQQKAAKEQLQRRALELLIEVDPLTQGDLTIRASVTEDEIGTIADSYNATISSLRQIVTQVQEAAQQVAITTTTKESSVAELSQEASRQAAEITSALARIQQMANSIRAVAASAEQAEAAVQQASQTVAEGDTAMNRTVDGILAIRETVAQTSKKVKRLGESSQKISKVVNLISTFADQTNLLALNAAIEAANAGEQGRGFAVVAERVRALARQSTEATAEIEKLVTDIQTETNEVVAAMEAGTEQVVAGTRLVDETRHSLNKISDVSNQINELVKAIATVTVEQSQASAEVTQTMSDVAAIANKTLTEATQVAESFKELLAVAQKLQANASQFKVN
- a CDS encoding methyl-accepting chemotaxis protein, with amino-acid sequence MVPSSEPHTNTSTTDAPNSSEQGTVVIHNQLPQTEWVTPQQDTDTIAELSPPVDPNETKQRKSKGISLRYKATALAIAIGTLPVLAIGATAYRFARQAFVKQVIQGQVEKTSLIANKANGFMLERYGDLQTLSSLAIFTDPQLRSQTTLEQKQEILDGYIKNYKAYDSIAVLDLEGNILFQSQGAALPNQGDQLYFQFVKKNAKSYIDLPTKSPTSEELVIHAAAPIRDRTTSEMIAILRTRMPVKQLANFLLTEGVEDEYHILDAAGEVFIATGEEYRLGREFFEHFPGLAKPLITRKSGSEIVTDIKDNKEEIAAYTPTQSLEGLPDLYWQIVLLKDTSIAFAPLQRLETTLILGTGLTALLVGLLAAYLANRATKPILTAADTVERLGEGELDSRIPVKGNDELATLGSNINSMAARLQQLLDTQAAEAERIKQVKDITVKLVQYTQIQDIFESAVMEARQALKVDRVVVYTFDERWQGTVVAESVVAGFPQALGVAINDPCFADKYVERYQQGRIQATDNIYTAGLTECHINQLEQFAVKANLVAPILQDGQLLGLLIAHQCSVPRSWQQSEIDLFSQVASQVGFALDRAKLLEQQQTAKEQLQQRALELLQEVDPVSRGDLTIRAKVTADEIGTVADSYNATINSLRQIVATVQNAAAQVANTTSSNEVAVAELSTEALRQAEEIALALEKVRQMSLSIQAVAESAAQAEAAVQQANETVLAGDRAMNRTVDGIEAIRETVAETSAKVRQLGESSQKISKVVSLISSFAEQTSLLSLNAAIEAARAGEEGRGFAVVADEVGSLARQSAEATAEIEKLVAEIQAETNALVAAMEAGTERVVTGTRLVDETRQSLNKITVVSAQISSLVQAISEASVMQSQASEEVTKTMSDVAAIADRTSNEATQVSAAFKQLLAVADEMQTSVGQFKVN
- a CDS encoding chemotaxis protein CheW — its product is MISEFLTRGTTPSIATEQTTGVTQQFLRVHLVPDTTAMLAVNQITEVLTIPIAQVVPIPHMPVWVLGVYNWRGEILWIVDLGHLLGLTPLSQQTTYYSIYTAVVIRNAQSEKFTPGNQNTGEKMLGLLVNRVEDLESCNPDIIQSPPQSAVKPELVPFLRGYWLKPTGEITVVLDGNSIIAGMAQN
- a CDS encoding response regulator transcription factor; amino-acid sequence: MSTVLVVDDSITEIEIISSCLRRSGLNVITACDGGDAMNKLSSQKPDAIILDVVLPDKSGFELCRDLKAEASTSKIPVVICSTKGSDMDKFWGKKQGADAYLSKPVDQEELVRTVKQLIQS
- a CDS encoding response regulator — translated: MLAETINNTDFVSKLAILKQERFSGKLILKDIQGQEWNIYLFLGRILYATGGNHPVKRWRRNLLTYCPQIDVNALKFPENTDNSSGEISWEYLLLYSAVEQQQTTRDQAAKIITSIVAEVLFDITQATNITGKVKPDNLSVPQLVLLEPGQAIAEAQNAWQNWQKAKLADRSPNRAPIIREPEQLQQQVSPAVFQNLTKLLDGQRSLRDIAAGMKRDVMEVTSSLLPYIQSGLIEFVDIPDAAPPISPPATVASQPTIASSKALIACVDDSPLVCQSLEKILTTAGYQFISIQDSLRAIATLLTRKPELIFLDLVMPNTNGYEICSQLRKVSVFRDTPIIILTGNDGIIDRVRAKLVGATDFLSKPVDAQTLLEVTQTHLNKTPQV
- a CDS encoding universal stress protein, translating into MFDRILVAMDTSAIGKVVFEEALCLAKVSNARLMLLHVLSGEAEGSASVPIFPTMGYYPGVSDRTLELYQQQWQEMERHGLELLRSYTDQATVAGITTEFNQCAGSPGRTICSTARDWQANLIVIGRRGLSGLSELLLGSVSNYVLHHAPCSVLTVQHRVSTHPEATQQEQIIEKLEVSS